A window of Nicotiana tabacum cultivar K326 chromosome 24, ASM71507v2, whole genome shotgun sequence contains these coding sequences:
- the LOC107768020 gene encoding protein PHOTOPERIODIC CONTROL OF HYPOCOTYL 1 isoform X1 has product MSSSPLKRESEMDENAPTHLALGCPRKEIGCKNVIPDMNLEPPAPIDNLEPTSSRTRSLDLRSLLGHNEQASSLKADFSPVVLLEQEPGGRWVKRLKMSASGSFSVGTKNSNLSGNTSHEKANKFLSKIAKVTITGSELTAGKLHGEELMAREGPPALARNSASSSKNVMKKDLELLTSQSWMRRWLHNRVPTAQKRPQPVVVSTPRGSKLEVDDFQKKQFPSIAAMALMGKALTGFQPCEFQKRGPYVVWRNTGVSEPT; this is encoded by the exons ATGTCTTCTTCCCCATTAAAGCGG GAGAGTGAAATGGACGAAAATGCACCTACTCATCTTGCACTTGGCTGTCCCAGAAAAGAAATTGGATGTAAAAACGTTATACCTGACATGAACTTGGAGCCTCCTGCTCCGATTGATAATTTGGAGCCAACTTCTTCCAGAACTCGAAGTCTGGATTTGAGATCACTCCTTGGCCATAATGAGCAGGCAAGTTCATTGAAAGCCGATTTCTCCCCTGTCGTTCTGCTTGAACAGGAACCAGGTGGAAGATGGGTCAAGCGCCTCAAAATGAGTGCTTCTGGCTCATTTTCTGTTGGAACAAAGAACTCTAACCTTTCAGGGAATACATCTCATGAGAAAGCAAACAAGTTTCTAAGCAAAATTGCTAAAGTTACTATAACCGGCTCAGAACTCACAGCTGGTAAACTTCATGGTGAAGAATTGATGGCTCGTGAAGGACCTCCAGCCTTAGCAAGGAATAGTGCCTCTTCATCTAAAAATGTTATGAAGAAAGATCTAGAGTTATTGACTTCACAGTCTTGGATGCGAAGGTGGCTTCATAATAGGGTTCCCACTGCACAAAAGAGGCCTCAACCAGTGGTGGTTAGTACGCCTCGAGGCTCAAAGTTGGAAGTTGATGATTTTCAGAAGAAGCAGTTCCCAAGCATTGCTGCCATGGCCCTCATGGGAAAGGCATTAACTGGTTTTCAACCATGTGAATTCCAAAAAAGAGGTCCCTATGTAGTTTGGAGGAACACAGGAGTTTCTGAACCTACATAG
- the LOC107768020 gene encoding protein PHOTOPERIODIC CONTROL OF HYPOCOTYL 1 isoform X2 — MDENAPTHLALGCPRKEIGCKNVIPDMNLEPPAPIDNLEPTSSRTRSLDLRSLLGHNEQASSLKADFSPVVLLEQEPGGRWVKRLKMSASGSFSVGTKNSNLSGNTSHEKANKFLSKIAKVTITGSELTAGKLHGEELMAREGPPALARNSASSSKNVMKKDLELLTSQSWMRRWLHNRVPTAQKRPQPVVVSTPRGSKLEVDDFQKKQFPSIAAMALMGKALTGFQPCEFQKRGPYVVWRNTGVSEPT; from the coding sequence ATGGACGAAAATGCACCTACTCATCTTGCACTTGGCTGTCCCAGAAAAGAAATTGGATGTAAAAACGTTATACCTGACATGAACTTGGAGCCTCCTGCTCCGATTGATAATTTGGAGCCAACTTCTTCCAGAACTCGAAGTCTGGATTTGAGATCACTCCTTGGCCATAATGAGCAGGCAAGTTCATTGAAAGCCGATTTCTCCCCTGTCGTTCTGCTTGAACAGGAACCAGGTGGAAGATGGGTCAAGCGCCTCAAAATGAGTGCTTCTGGCTCATTTTCTGTTGGAACAAAGAACTCTAACCTTTCAGGGAATACATCTCATGAGAAAGCAAACAAGTTTCTAAGCAAAATTGCTAAAGTTACTATAACCGGCTCAGAACTCACAGCTGGTAAACTTCATGGTGAAGAATTGATGGCTCGTGAAGGACCTCCAGCCTTAGCAAGGAATAGTGCCTCTTCATCTAAAAATGTTATGAAGAAAGATCTAGAGTTATTGACTTCACAGTCTTGGATGCGAAGGTGGCTTCATAATAGGGTTCCCACTGCACAAAAGAGGCCTCAACCAGTGGTGGTTAGTACGCCTCGAGGCTCAAAGTTGGAAGTTGATGATTTTCAGAAGAAGCAGTTCCCAAGCATTGCTGCCATGGCCCTCATGGGAAAGGCATTAACTGGTTTTCAACCATGTGAATTCCAAAAAAGAGGTCCCTATGTAGTTTGGAGGAACACAGGAGTTTCTGAACCTACATAG
- the LOC107768022 gene encoding small ribosomal subunit protein eS25 yields MAPKKAAPPPSSKPAKSGGGKQKKKKWSKGKQKEKVNNMVLFDKATYDKLLSEAPKYKLITPSVLSDRLRISGSLARKAIRDLMARGSIRMVSAHASQQIYTRATNT; encoded by the exons ATG GCTCCAAAGAAGGCAGCTCCACCTCCATCTTCAAAGCCTGCAAAGTCCGGTGGTGGCAAGCAGAAGAAGAAG AAGTGGAGCAAGGGAAAGCAAAAGGAAAAGGTGAACAACATGGTATTGTTCGACAAGGCTACGTACGATAAGCTTCTGTCTGAAGCACCTAAATACAAGCTTATCACTCCTTCTGTCCTCTCCGACCGTCTCAGG ATTAGTGGATCACTTGCTAGGAAGGCAATAAGAGATTTGATGGCAAGAGGCTCGATCAGGATGGTGTCTGCTCATGCTAGCCAGCAGATCTACACCCGGGCAACCAACACTTAA